A portion of the Stella humosa genome contains these proteins:
- a CDS encoding leucyl aminopeptidase family protein, translating to MSTHSLIDGAAAPIRLVPVAESDLAAWLEAAPASLRQWATANALKGEAGRHLAIPGADGAIDRIVVVYDPAQALWALGSLPLTLPEGDYSLEGALAPALATDMAAGWALGAYAFTRYRKARRQPARLVWPAAADRGEATRIADAIWLVRDLVNTPAEDLGPGELADAAVSLAKRHGAEVRVLRGDELLAQNYPMVHAVGRGSVRPPCLVDITWGDPSAPKVTLVGKGVCFDSGGYDLKPAAGMKLMKKDMGGGANVLGLASLLMAGKRKIRLRVLLPTVENLVSGNAFKPMDIIPTRKGLTIEIGNTDAEGRLILCDPLAEGDSEKPAILIDMATLTGAARVAVGPDLPAMFCNDDKLAADIQAASTAVNDPVWRMPLWKPYRKWLDSKIADMNNVSESPFAGSITAALYLQEFVSPTTPWVHFDMYAWNASARPGRPEGGEAQAIRALDRMIGERFG from the coding sequence GTGTCGACCCATAGCCTGATCGACGGCGCCGCCGCGCCGATCCGCCTCGTTCCCGTCGCCGAATCGGATCTGGCCGCCTGGCTGGAGGCCGCGCCGGCATCGCTGCGCCAGTGGGCGACCGCCAACGCGCTGAAGGGCGAGGCCGGGCGCCATCTGGCCATTCCCGGCGCCGACGGGGCGATCGACCGGATCGTCGTGGTCTATGACCCGGCCCAGGCGCTGTGGGCGCTGGGCAGCCTGCCCCTGACGCTGCCGGAGGGCGACTACAGCCTGGAGGGCGCGCTCGCCCCGGCGCTGGCGACCGACATGGCGGCCGGCTGGGCGCTCGGCGCCTATGCCTTCACCCGCTATCGCAAGGCGCGGCGGCAGCCGGCCCGCCTGGTCTGGCCGGCCGCGGCCGACCGCGGCGAGGCGACCCGGATCGCCGATGCCATCTGGCTCGTACGCGACTTGGTCAATACGCCGGCCGAGGATCTGGGCCCGGGCGAACTGGCCGATGCGGCCGTTTCCCTGGCCAAGCGGCACGGGGCCGAGGTGCGGGTGCTGCGCGGCGACGAACTGCTGGCCCAGAACTACCCGATGGTTCATGCGGTCGGCCGCGGCTCTGTGCGGCCGCCCTGCCTCGTGGATATCACCTGGGGCGACCCGTCGGCGCCGAAGGTGACGCTGGTCGGCAAGGGCGTGTGCTTCGATTCGGGGGGCTACGACCTGAAGCCCGCCGCCGGCATGAAGCTGATGAAGAAAGACATGGGCGGCGGCGCCAACGTCCTGGGGCTGGCCAGCCTGCTGATGGCGGGCAAGCGCAAGATCCGCCTGCGCGTGCTGCTGCCGACGGTCGAGAACCTGGTTTCCGGCAATGCCTTCAAGCCGATGGACATCATTCCGACGCGCAAGGGGCTGACCATCGAGATCGGCAATACCGACGCCGAGGGCCGCCTCATCCTGTGCGACCCGCTGGCCGAGGGCGATTCCGAGAAGCCCGCCATCCTGATCGACATGGCGACCCTGACGGGGGCAGCCCGCGTCGCGGTCGGGCCGGACTTGCCGGCCATGTTCTGCAACGACGACAAGCTGGCCGCCGACATCCAGGCCGCATCGACCGCGGTCAACGACCCGGTCTGGCGCATGCCGCTGTGGAAGCCCTATCGCAAGTGGCTCGACAGCAAGATCGCGGACATGAACAACGTGTCGGAAAGCCCGTTCGCGGGTTCCATCACGGCTGCTCTCTACCTCCAGGAATTCGTGTCGCCGACTACGCCTTGGGTCCATTTCGACATGTATGCCTGGAACGCGTCCGCCCGCCCGGGCCGCCCCGAAGGCGGCGAGGCCCAGGCGATCCGGGCGCTGGACCGCATGATCGGGGAACGTTTCGGCTGA
- a CDS encoding L,D-transpeptidase family protein, with product MCLTGIQRFLGGLLLAAGLSLSLPASADVASAVPAALAQPGRGPEATSGAIRGAVADVYKARRNRPLWVDRPGRADAVRALLKAAATDGMDAGPYLAQVEARWQARGDQALAALDVALTRSLAAYANDLWYGRPDAKVVDESLTRRHERLNLSKFLADAAQADTPALAPLVDGLRPPHPQYARLRAALAKLDTAAEPAEKAIADGPILRPGVRDPRVGPVRERIEAEGEWSEAEEVAFATPNYGEGGDWSRFDEGLTRAVRRFQRRLALLDDGLVGGRTLWALNMDNGERRRIVAENMERLRWMPRRLESEHIVVNMAGYDLTVVKGGQQAMTMKVVVGRPFRQTPIMRSDITDLVLNPFWNAPEKLAKEDLFPKLRSHPGYFAEKGYRVLAGWSQTAPEVPLSQVDGFKLTSPMGPVRVRQDPGPKNALGRIKFNMANQHAIYLHDTPDRHLFDRSARNFSSGCIRLEKPMVLAEFLLSEQADWPAGRLNATVDTGETRTVPLRKRWPVYLVYQTAWVDDAGELVVRDDIYGLRAAGAADAKQKEG from the coding sequence ATGTGTCTGACCGGTATCCAGCGTTTCCTCGGCGGCCTGCTGCTGGCCGCCGGGCTCTCCCTCTCTCTTCCGGCATCGGCCGACGTGGCGTCGGCCGTGCCGGCCGCCCTGGCCCAGCCCGGCCGCGGGCCGGAGGCGACTTCGGGCGCCATCCGCGGCGCGGTGGCCGATGTCTACAAGGCCCGGCGCAACCGGCCGTTGTGGGTCGACCGGCCCGGACGGGCCGACGCGGTGCGCGCCCTGCTGAAGGCGGCTGCCACGGACGGTATGGATGCCGGTCCCTACCTGGCCCAGGTCGAGGCGCGCTGGCAGGCACGCGGCGACCAGGCGCTGGCCGCCCTCGACGTGGCGCTGACCCGGTCGCTGGCCGCCTACGCCAACGACCTGTGGTACGGCCGCCCGGACGCCAAGGTGGTGGACGAGAGCCTGACGCGACGCCACGAGCGCCTGAACCTGTCGAAGTTCCTGGCCGATGCCGCCCAGGCTGACACCCCGGCGCTGGCCCCGCTCGTCGACGGGCTGCGCCCGCCCCATCCGCAGTATGCCCGCCTGCGCGCCGCCCTCGCCAAGCTCGATACGGCGGCCGAGCCGGCCGAGAAGGCGATCGCCGATGGTCCCATCCTGCGTCCGGGCGTGCGCGATCCGCGCGTCGGCCCGGTGCGCGAGCGCATCGAGGCCGAGGGCGAGTGGTCCGAGGCCGAAGAGGTTGCCTTTGCCACGCCCAACTATGGCGAGGGCGGCGACTGGAGCCGCTTCGACGAGGGCCTGACGCGGGCCGTGCGGCGATTCCAGCGCCGGCTGGCATTGCTCGATGACGGGCTGGTCGGCGGGCGGACGCTGTGGGCGCTCAACATGGACAATGGCGAGCGCCGCCGCATCGTGGCCGAGAACATGGAGCGGCTGCGCTGGATGCCGCGCCGCCTGGAGAGCGAGCACATCGTCGTCAACATGGCCGGGTACGACCTGACGGTGGTCAAGGGCGGGCAGCAGGCGATGACGATGAAGGTCGTGGTCGGCCGGCCCTTCCGCCAGACCCCGATCATGCGCAGCGACATCACCGACCTGGTGCTGAACCCGTTCTGGAACGCGCCCGAGAAACTGGCCAAGGAAGACCTCTTCCCCAAGCTGCGCAGCCACCCGGGCTATTTCGCCGAGAAAGGCTATCGCGTGCTGGCCGGGTGGAGCCAGACCGCCCCGGAAGTGCCGCTGTCGCAGGTCGACGGGTTCAAGCTGACCTCGCCGATGGGGCCGGTGCGGGTGCGCCAGGACCCGGGGCCGAAGAACGCGCTGGGCCGCATCAAGTTCAACATGGCCAACCAGCACGCCATCTATCTGCACGATACCCCCGACCGCCATCTGTTCGACCGCAGCGCGCGGAACTTCAGCTCGGGCTGCATCCGGCTGGAGAAGCCGATGGTGCTGGCCGAGTTCTTGCTTAGTGAGCAGGCGGATTGGCCGGCGGGTCGGTTGAACGCGACGGTTGATACGGGCGAGACCCGCACCGTGCCGCTGCGCAAGCGCTGGCCCGTCTATCTGGTCTACCAAACCGCCTGGGTCGACGATGCCGGCGAGCTGGTGGTCCGCGACGACATCTACGGGCTGCGCGCGGCTGGTGCCGCCGACGCCAAGCAGAAGGAGGGGTAG
- a CDS encoding DUF882 domain-containing protein, with translation MKNQPSVLGGMGMPSRRRLLCGLGAALAVCVTRPALAVVREAQPDRRLHLHNVNTLETVDIAYFRDGRYQPDALQTLSRFLRDYRSGRVARMDPGLYDYLHDLQEAVRLDEAQPTRIISGYRSPETNRSKRSRDRSVARDSYHTRGQAFDVVLPDRDVMAVRAVAVKLERGGVGAYPRAGFLHLDVGPARAW, from the coding sequence ATGAAGAACCAGCCGAGCGTGCTCGGCGGCATGGGGATGCCGTCGCGCCGCCGACTGCTTTGCGGTCTGGGTGCTGCCCTGGCCGTATGCGTGACCCGTCCGGCCCTGGCCGTGGTCCGCGAGGCGCAACCCGATCGACGGTTGCACCTGCACAACGTCAACACGCTGGAGACCGTCGACATCGCCTATTTCCGCGACGGTCGCTACCAGCCCGATGCCCTCCAGACCTTGAGCCGCTTCTTGCGCGACTATCGCTCCGGGCGTGTCGCGCGCATGGATCCGGGCCTCTACGACTATCTGCACGACCTGCAGGAGGCGGTCCGGCTCGACGAGGCGCAGCCGACGAGGATCATCTCGGGCTATCGCTCGCCCGAGACCAACCGCAGCAAGCGCAGCCGCGACCGCTCGGTCGCCCGCGACAGCTACCACACGCGCGGCCAGGCGTTCGACGTCGTCCTGCCCGATCGCGACGTGATGGCGGTCCGGGCCGTGGCGGTGAAGCTGGAGCGGGGGGGCGTCGGCGCCTATCCGCGCGCCGGCTTCCTGCATCTCGATGTGGGGCCGGCCCGGGCCTGGTAG
- a CDS encoding murein transglycosylase A codes for MAAWGRQWLAAGLVTMLAACGTSSTGGLGDGTTTRGGRTIASDGTPIDPAFVQIPGWASDDTVGAVAAFRASCGRLLRQPTAYALGPDGIAGRVSDWADPCRAAEAVEPGPAAARRFFERWFVPVALGGGETGLFTGYYEPELRGSWARTAKFDTPLYRLPPKGRQMPTRAQIQAGALANKGLELLWVDDPVDAFFLEIQGSGRVRMTDGSVVGVEYAGQNGHPYFPVGRALVQWGELDQQAVSMASIREWMRRNPTRMRQLKATNNSHIFFRLRAEVGARGAMGVPLTSGRSLAVDPKAVPLGVPVFIDLAEAPTNDGTIRRLVVAQDTGGAIKGGVRGDLFWGVGEDAGHYAGAMRARGRAWILVPRKRTAGVAAVR; via the coding sequence TGACGATGCTGGCCGCCTGCGGGACGAGCAGCACCGGCGGCCTGGGTGACGGAACGACGACCCGTGGCGGTCGCACGATCGCCAGCGATGGAACGCCAATCGACCCGGCATTTGTCCAGATACCGGGCTGGGCCAGCGACGACACCGTGGGCGCGGTGGCAGCCTTCCGCGCCTCCTGCGGTCGGCTGCTGCGCCAGCCGACCGCCTATGCGCTGGGGCCCGACGGCATCGCCGGCCGGGTATCGGACTGGGCCGACCCCTGCCGCGCCGCCGAGGCGGTGGAACCGGGCCCAGCCGCGGCCCGGCGCTTCTTCGAGCGCTGGTTCGTGCCGGTGGCCCTGGGCGGCGGCGAGACCGGGCTCTTCACCGGCTACTACGAGCCGGAACTGCGCGGGTCGTGGGCGCGCACGGCCAAGTTCGACACGCCACTCTATCGCCTGCCACCAAAGGGGCGGCAGATGCCGACACGGGCCCAGATCCAGGCCGGCGCGCTGGCCAACAAGGGGTTGGAGCTGCTGTGGGTCGATGATCCGGTCGATGCCTTCTTCCTGGAGATCCAGGGGTCCGGCCGGGTGCGCATGACCGACGGCAGCGTCGTCGGCGTGGAGTATGCCGGGCAGAACGGCCACCCCTACTTCCCGGTCGGCCGCGCCCTGGTGCAGTGGGGCGAACTGGACCAGCAGGCCGTATCCATGGCATCCATCCGCGAATGGATGCGCCGCAACCCGACGCGGATGCGCCAGCTCAAGGCCACCAACAACAGCCACATCTTCTTCCGCCTGCGGGCCGAGGTGGGCGCGCGTGGCGCCATGGGCGTGCCGCTGACCAGCGGGCGCAGCCTGGCGGTCGACCCCAAGGCCGTGCCGCTGGGCGTGCCGGTCTTCATCGACCTGGCCGAGGCGCCCACCAACGACGGCACCATCCGCCGCTTGGTGGTGGCGCAGGACACCGGCGGCGCCATCAAGGGCGGCGTGCGGGGCGACCTGTTCTGGGGCGTGGGCGAGGATGCCGGGCACTATGCCGGTGCCATGCGCGCCCGCGGCCGGGCGTGGATCCTGGTGCCGCGCAAGCGCACCGCGGGCGTGGCCGCGGTGCGCTGA